One genomic segment of Hymenobacter psoromatis includes these proteins:
- a CDS encoding zinc-binding metallopeptidase family protein translates to MKLFTCTHCGQVLYFENSRCEKCQFPLGFEATRRQLLPLVAEPDGHSFRLAGEPAAGTYAYCANHEHGVCNWLVPSGSPTPFCAACALNRTIPDLSHLGYLGRWRSLEAAKHRLVYSLLCLHLPVVSKSVYPKEGLQFDFKADEGTGDSQRVLTGHDNGLITINIAEADDLAREQARQAMNEVYRTVLGHFRHEVGHYYWDRLIAEAPPLAEFRQLFGDERTDYGAALQRHYAQGAPPDWPQRYISAYASSHPWEDWAETWAHYLHILDTLQTAHAFGLRLDPLDASAPPSWRAAMQNPYQLADFRQIMDMWLPLTFAMNSLNRSMGQPDSYPFLISPVVADKLAFIHRVAGGRAGLASSQ, encoded by the coding sequence GTGAAGCTTTTTACCTGCACGCACTGCGGCCAAGTACTGTACTTTGAGAACAGCCGCTGCGAAAAATGCCAGTTTCCGCTGGGTTTTGAGGCCACCCGGCGGCAGCTGCTGCCCCTGGTAGCTGAGCCTGATGGCCATAGCTTTCGCTTGGCTGGCGAGCCCGCGGCCGGCACGTATGCCTACTGCGCAAACCATGAGCATGGCGTTTGTAACTGGCTGGTGCCCAGTGGTAGTCCTACCCCCTTCTGCGCGGCCTGCGCCCTCAACCGCACCATCCCCGACCTGAGCCACCTTGGCTACTTGGGCCGTTGGCGCAGCCTGGAAGCCGCCAAGCACCGCCTGGTATATAGCCTGCTGTGCCTGCACCTGCCCGTGGTGAGCAAAAGCGTGTACCCCAAGGAGGGCCTGCAATTTGACTTTAAGGCCGACGAAGGCACCGGCGACAGCCAGCGCGTGCTCACGGGTCACGATAATGGCCTCATTACCATCAACATCGCCGAAGCCGACGACCTGGCCCGCGAGCAGGCCCGGCAGGCCATGAACGAGGTGTACCGCACGGTGCTGGGCCACTTCCGCCACGAGGTGGGCCACTATTACTGGGACCGCCTCATTGCCGAGGCCCCGCCGCTGGCCGAGTTTCGCCAACTATTTGGGGATGAGCGCACTGATTACGGCGCGGCGCTGCAACGGCACTACGCCCAGGGCGCGCCGCCCGACTGGCCGCAGCGCTATATCAGCGCCTACGCCAGCAGCCACCCCTGGGAAGACTGGGCCGAAACCTGGGCGCACTACCTGCACATTCTCGACACGCTACAAACCGCCCACGCCTTCGGCCTGCGCCTCGACCCGCTCGATGCCAGCGCGCCCCCCAGCTGGCGCGCCGCCATGCAAAACCCGTATCAACTAGCTGATTTCAGGCAGATTATGGACATGTGGCTGCCCCTCACTTTCGCCATGAACAGCCTGAACCGCAGCATGGGCCAGCCTGATTCCTACCCATTCCTCATCAGCCCAGTCGTGGCCGATAAGCTGGCCTTCATCCACCGCGTGGCGGGGGGTAGGGCGGGCTTGGCATCGAGCCAGTAG
- a CDS encoding phosphatase, whose amino-acid sequence MHIPTLRRRLALIDMGTNTFHLLIVEDRPGQQPHVLLRTKVGVRLGEGGISQGEIAPAPYDRALQTLRGFKEEIELHQATEVRATATSAMRVARNGPDLVRDILKLTGIQVEVIGGEREAELIAKGIRQAVPLGAAKHLLMDIGGGSVEFIIANADTIFWKHSFEIGAQRLLDQFFPNPSGVFLPAQLRAELEFLAEQLAPLTAAVAEFGPLAGLVGSSGSFDTLADLSVNQIRREADLPPHTELTVADFEHHFAQLLTLNHAGRVALPGMFPMRADMLVVASVIIKYVLTTYHLTQITTSAFALKEGLLSELLGQ is encoded by the coding sequence ATGCACATCCCTACCCTGCGCCGTCGCCTGGCCCTTATCGATATGGGTACCAATACCTTCCACCTCCTAATAGTGGAAGACCGGCCCGGCCAGCAGCCGCACGTGCTGCTGCGCACCAAGGTGGGCGTGCGCCTGGGCGAAGGCGGCATCAGCCAGGGCGAGATTGCGCCCGCGCCCTACGACCGCGCCCTGCAAACGCTGCGCGGCTTTAAGGAAGAGATTGAGCTGCACCAGGCCACGGAGGTGCGCGCCACGGCCACCAGCGCCATGCGCGTGGCCCGCAACGGCCCCGACCTGGTGCGCGACATTCTGAAGCTGACCGGCATTCAGGTGGAAGTAATCGGCGGCGAGCGTGAGGCCGAGCTGATTGCCAAAGGTATTCGCCAGGCCGTGCCGTTGGGGGCTGCCAAGCACTTGCTGATGGACATCGGCGGCGGCTCGGTCGAGTTTATTATTGCCAATGCAGACACCATTTTCTGGAAGCACAGCTTTGAAATCGGTGCGCAGCGGCTGCTAGACCAGTTTTTCCCGAACCCCAGCGGCGTATTTCTGCCCGCGCAGCTGCGGGCCGAGCTGGAGTTTCTGGCCGAGCAGCTGGCCCCGCTCACGGCCGCTGTGGCTGAGTTCGGACCGCTGGCCGGCTTAGTGGGCAGCTCCGGCAGCTTTGACACGCTGGCCGACTTGAGTGTAAACCAGATTCGCCGCGAGGCCGACCTGCCGCCCCACACCGAACTGACTGTGGCCGATTTTGAGCACCATTTCGCGCAGCTCCTCACCCTCAACCACGCCGGGCGCGTGGCCCTGCCCGGCATGTTTCCCATGCGCGCCGATATGCTGGTGGTGGCCAGCGTTATTATTAAATACGTACTGACTACCTACCACTTAACGCAAATCACGACCTCAGCTTTTGCTCTTAAAGAAGGGCTTTTGTCCGAGCTACTGGGGCAGTAG
- a CDS encoding Dps family protein, whose amino-acid sequence MATSLEKPKLLHTPSDLDETGRAKLSDSLNLIVSDLFALYVKTKNYHWHMSGRHFRDYHLMLDKQADQIFAIIDPTAERVRKLGYPTVHSIGEIGRKQRIKDNDDVYENPLDMLIDLQNDNRTLVKGLREAHEIADDIKDVATASLLEVYIDEGERRAWFLFEASRDVN is encoded by the coding sequence ATGGCTACCTCCCTCGAAAAACCCAAGCTGCTACATACCCCGTCGGACCTTGACGAAACCGGCCGCGCCAAGCTAAGCGACAGCCTTAACCTGATAGTTTCGGACCTGTTCGCGCTGTACGTGAAGACCAAAAATTACCATTGGCACATGAGCGGCCGCCACTTCCGGGACTACCACCTGATGCTGGACAAGCAGGCCGACCAGATTTTTGCCATCATCGACCCTACCGCCGAGCGCGTGCGGAAGCTGGGCTACCCCACGGTGCATTCCATTGGGGAGATTGGCCGCAAGCAGCGCATCAAGGATAACGATGACGTGTACGAGAATCCGCTGGATATGCTCATCGACCTGCAAAACGACAACCGCACCTTAGTAAAAGGGCTGCGCGAGGCGCACGAAATCGCTGATGATATTAAGGATGTAGCCACCGCCAGCCTGCTCGAAGTGTACATCGACGAGGGCGAGCGTCGGGCTTGGTTCCTGTTTGAGGCCAGCCGCGACGTCAACTAA
- a CDS encoding class I SAM-dependent methyltransferase, whose translation MYDFLTTSPWPDYELLDSGHFQKLERFGKYVLARPEPQAIWDPALPPADWHKADATFARTPGSTEKGHWSLQKGMPEQWVIGYERPDGLRLRFRLGLSSFKHVGLFPEQDPNWQFIYNQTKARRATLPRVLNLFAYTGAATLAARAAGADVTHLDSVKQVNFWARDNMEASGLDGVRWLVEDAMKYVRREVKRGSQYQGLILDPPAYGRGPNGEKWQLEDELNEMLKLSQQLLDPVDHFFVVNLYSLGFSALILDNLTQAIFPGPKAVRELGEIYLHDAGGRKLPLGTFCRFAV comes from the coding sequence GTGTACGATTTCCTGACTACCTCCCCCTGGCCCGACTACGAGCTGCTCGACAGCGGCCATTTCCAGAAGCTGGAGCGCTTCGGGAAGTACGTGCTGGCGCGCCCCGAGCCGCAGGCCATCTGGGACCCCGCCCTACCCCCCGCCGACTGGCATAAGGCCGATGCCACCTTCGCCCGCACCCCCGGCAGCACCGAAAAAGGGCATTGGAGCCTGCAAAAAGGGATGCCCGAGCAGTGGGTTATCGGCTACGAGCGGCCCGATGGGCTGCGCCTGCGGTTCCGGCTGGGGCTGTCGTCGTTCAAGCACGTAGGGCTGTTCCCGGAGCAGGACCCGAACTGGCAATTCATTTATAACCAGACCAAAGCGCGGCGCGCTACCCTGCCGCGGGTGCTCAACCTGTTTGCCTACACTGGCGCGGCCACGCTGGCCGCCCGCGCCGCTGGGGCCGATGTCACGCACCTGGATTCGGTGAAGCAGGTCAATTTCTGGGCCCGCGACAATATGGAGGCCAGCGGCCTCGACGGCGTGCGCTGGCTGGTGGAAGATGCCATGAAATACGTGCGCCGCGAGGTGAAGCGCGGCAGCCAGTACCAGGGCCTCATTCTGGACCCGCCCGCCTACGGCCGCGGCCCCAACGGCGAAAAATGGCAGCTCGAAGATGAGTTGAACGAGATGCTCAAGCTCAGCCAGCAATTGCTGGACCCAGTGGACCATTTCTTCGTCGTCAACCTGTACTCGCTGGGCTTTTCGGCGCTGATTCTGGATAATCTGACCCAGGCCATTTTCCCCGGCCCCAAGGCTGTGCGCGAGTTGGGTGAGATATACTTGCACGACGCCGGCGGGCGCAAGCTGCCACTGGGCACGTTCTGCCGATTCGCCGTTTGA